The Terracoccus luteus genome includes a region encoding these proteins:
- the rplI gene encoding 50S ribosomal protein L9 produces MKLILTHEVSGLGAAGDIIEVKDGYGRNYLLPRGLATAWTKGGQKQVDAITKGREVREIKDLDTARNIKGRLESTSVQVPAKSGQSGRLFGAISNGDIAAAVKAAGGPELDKRKIEVKTHIKTLGSYEATVRLHPEVAATLTFEVVSA; encoded by the coding sequence ATGAAGCTGATCCTCACGCACGAGGTCTCGGGTCTCGGCGCTGCCGGCGACATCATCGAGGTCAAGGACGGCTACGGCCGCAACTACCTCCTCCCGCGTGGCCTCGCCACCGCCTGGACCAAGGGCGGCCAGAAGCAGGTCGACGCGATCACCAAGGGCCGCGAGGTCCGCGAGATCAAGGACCTCGACACCGCCCGCAACATCAAGGGTCGCCTCGAGTCCACCTCGGTGCAGGTCCCGGCCAAGTCGGGCCAGTCGGGTCGACTCTTCGGCGCCATCAGCAACGGTGACATCGCCGCTGCCGTCAAGGCCGCCGGTGGCCCCGAGCTCGACAAGCGCAAGATCGAGGTGAAGACGCACATCAAGACCCTCGGCTCGTACGAGGCGACCGTGCGCCTGCACCCC
- the rpsR gene encoding 30S ribosomal protein S18, with amino-acid sequence MAKPVVRKPKKKANPLKAAKVENIDYKDTALLRKFISDRGKIRARRVTGVSTQEQRLIATAVKNAREMALLPYSSSAR; translated from the coding sequence ATGGCTAAGCCCGTTGTGCGCAAGCCCAAGAAGAAGGCCAACCCGCTCAAGGCGGCGAAGGTCGAGAACATCGACTACAAGGACACCGCGCTGCTGCGCAAGTTCATCTCCGACCGCGGCAAGATCCGCGCGCGTCGGGTGACCGGTGTGTCCACCCAGGAGCAGCGCCTCATCGCCACGGCCGTCAAGAACGCCCGTGAGATGGCTCTGCTGCCCTACTCGAGCTCCGCTCGCTGA
- a CDS encoding single-stranded DNA-binding protein has product MAGDTVITIIGNLTADPELRFTPSGAAVANFTVASTPRQFDRQSNEWKDGETLFMRCSVWRDAAENVAESLQRGMRVIASGRLKSRSYETKEGEKRTVTEMDVDEIGPSLRSATAKVAKTQRGSGGGGFSGGGQGAGGGQGNQVGGQGGQAEDPWATGGGSGGSSGGGQGGGWSGGQGGSGSGSGGSGGTQGGQNGGQGGGWGQAPSYDEPPF; this is encoded by the coding sequence ATGGCAGGCGACACCGTCATCACCATCATCGGCAACCTGACCGCCGACCCCGAGCTGCGTTTCACGCCGTCCGGTGCCGCGGTCGCGAACTTCACCGTGGCCTCGACGCCGCGGCAGTTCGACCGTCAGTCCAACGAGTGGAAGGACGGCGAGACCCTGTTCATGCGTTGCTCCGTCTGGCGTGACGCGGCCGAGAACGTGGCCGAGTCGCTCCAGCGCGGGATGCGCGTCATCGCCTCCGGCCGTCTGAAGTCTCGTTCGTACGAGACCAAGGAGGGCGAGAAGCGCACCGTCACCGAGATGGACGTCGACGAGATCGGCCCGTCCCTGCGCAGCGCCACCGCGAAGGTCGCCAAGACCCAGCGTGGCAGCGGCGGGGGCGGCTTCTCCGGCGGCGGCCAGGGCGCCGGCGGCGGCCAGGGCAACCAGGTCGGCGGCCAGGGCGGCCAGGCCGAGGACCCGTGGGCCACCGGTGGTGGCTCGGGCGGTTCCTCGGGCGGCGGCCAGGGTGGCGGCTGGTCCGGTGGCCAGGGCGGCAGCGGCAGTGGCAGCGGTGGCAGCGGTGGCACCCAGGGCGGCCAGAACGGCGGCCAGGGTGGTGGCTGGGGTCAGGCCCCCAGCTACGACGAGCCCCCGTTCTGA